The sequence below is a genomic window from Streptomyces sp. V1I1.
TCGAAAAGAAGGCTCCCAACGGCCTGACGCCCGTATTCGAGCGCGCGCCCAAAGCGGCATCCAAAACTGTCGCGCTCACCTTCGACGCCGACATGACGGCCGATCAGGGGCCGCGGGCCGCCCGCGGGGAGCGATTCGACAACCCCGCCCTGATCGCCTCGCTGCGGAAGCTGAACGTACCGTCGACGGTCTTCATGACGGGCCGCTGGGCCGAGGAGTACCCCGACCAGGCGAAGTCGATCGGCAGCGACCCGCTCTTCGAGGTCGCGAATCACTCGTACAGCCACTACGCCTTCAAGTCCCCCTGCTACGGCCTGCCGGTGGTCGACAAGAACGACATGCGGGCCGACGTGGACCGGGCCTTCGCCGCGTTCAAGAAGGCCGGGGTGCGCAATGTGGTGCCGTACTTCCGCTTCCCCGGCGGCTGTTACAACGACGCGGCCCTGCGCGCCATCGCCCCGGCGAAGGTGACCGCGGTCCAGTGGGACGTCGTCAGCGGCGACGCCTTCGCCACGAACGCCGACGCGGTCGCCGAGCAGGTGCTCGCGGGCGTGCGGCCGGGATCCCTGGTGGTCATGCACTGCACGCGCAGCGCGGCTCCTGTCACCGAGCAGGCGGTCCGGAGGATCGTCCCCGAGCTGCGCGGGCGCGGGTACCACTTTGTGAAGGTCTCCGACCTCATGCGCCGCTAGCCGGAGGGGTCAGCCCGTCAGCCCGAACACGCCGTCCGCTGGGCCTCCTGCCATTCGCATACGGGGCAGAGCGTCACACCCTTGACCGACTCCGGATACTCCGTCGGCTTCCGGCACAGCACGCAGTCGGCAAACGGCGGGCCGCCGGCCGCGGTGGGCGCGCGGTCCGGGGCCTCGCAGTACGACTCGTCCATGCGTACGAGGCTAGCTGGCCGACGCCTTCTGGGGGGTGAGCTCGCTGGGCCGTACGATCACGAATCCTTCGCCCTGGAGCATCAGCTGAACGGCCTCGCCCGAGCCGCCGCGGATCATCGAGCCCACGGACTGCGAGCGGTGCAGGGAGGTTTGCAGCTGGGCGCTCCAGCCGACGACCGCGTCCGTGTCAACGTACACCGGCTGCGCGCCGGTGACGGGTATCACGATGGGGTTGCCCTCGCAGATGACGGCGAGCTTTCCGTAGCCGGTGAAGAGGCTGTTGAAGAGCCCGCCGCCGGTCATGCCGGCGCCCTTCACCGTCTTGATCTCGTACGAGAGGGTGGCGTCGAAACACAGGACGTTGCGGCCGTTGATGGTGAGCGCGTCGCCCTGGTCGATGTCGACGATGAAACAGTTGGCGGCCTCGTGCGCGAACCATGCCTCGCCCTGGCCGCGCACCGCCATCAGCGCCAGGCCCTCACCGGTGACGGCGCGCTTGAGCATGCCGCCTATGCCCTGGCCCTTGCGCTCGAACTGGAGATTGCCGCGGAAGGCGATCATCGATCCCTGTCGCGCGTGCATCTCGCCGTTGACGGCGTACTTGATCGACTTGGCGTTCTGCAGGGTCATGCCGGGCGCGGTGGCCGGCTGCGCCATGTTCTCGGAAGCGAAGAGATCACTTTTCATGGTGTGCATCGTGTCCCGGAGGCACCCGTTCCGCCAACAGCCCCGACCGGTCGGAACAGCAGCGGCTGGCAGACTTGCCGGTGTGAGCAGCGAAGAAACCCGCCCCGCCAGTCCCGTCGCCAGTCCCGCCGACAGCCCCTTCCGGCACGAGAGCACCGCACGCGACGAAGCCCCGCAGTTCGTGCTTCCTCTGGTGGTGCGCATCGAGAAGGCCGAACCCCCGTCCCGTACCGACGCGCTGGAGACCGCGGCTCGGGCCGTGCTCGACATCCTGAGCGACGAGCGGTCGGTGGGCGACGGAGAGTGGGCGCAGTCGATGCGGGACTGGCAGGACGCCCGGATCCGCAAGGTGGTGCGGCGGGCGCGCGGCGCGGAGTGGCGCAAGGCCGGGGCGCTGCCGGGCATCACGGTGACGGGCGGGACCGCCGAGGTACGGGTCTTTCCGCCCGTACCTCTGGACGGCTGGCCCAAGGAGCTGGCCAAGCTCCAAGTCTCGGGCACGGATCTGGACGACCCCGAGCCTCCCGCCGCGCCCGACCTCGCGGGCCCGGTGCTGTGGCTGAGCCCGGATGTCGGCATGTCGGCGGGCAAGGCGATGGCGCAGGCCGGACACGGTGCCCAACTGGCCTGGTGGGAGCTGTCGGAGGCGGACCGCAAGGCGTGGCGCGAGGCCGGTTTTCCGCTCTCCGTGCGCACCGCGGATCCGGCGCGCTGGCGAAAACTCACGGTCAGCGGCTTGCCGGTGGTGCGGGACGCCGGCTTCACGGAGATCGCTCCGGGGTCGTGCACGGTGGTCGCGGATCATCCCTCGCTGCGCGGCTGAACACAGCGGGCCCGCCGTACGTACCTCTCAATACCGCCAAGTAGGTTGAGCGCTGATTTGCTCGGCGGTTGATTGCCGAGAGACTCATCGGTTCAGGAGGCACTGTGTTGCGGCGCATCAACGGGACGGCTCTCATCATCGCGGCTCTGGTCGCCACGGTAGGCGCGCTCGCGTTCCCCGTGTGGTCGTACGCGGACCGTTCCGGCACGGGTCCGGACAATCTCAACGCCTCGAGCGTGGCGACGCAGTGGGGACCGCTGTCCGCAACGGACCGCGACTTTCTGGTGAAGGTCCGGCTGGCCGGGCTCTGGGAGCTGCCCGCGGGACAGCAGGCGATCGAGCGCGCGCCCACGAAGGCGATCAAGGACGCGGGCGACCATCTCGTCGTCGGGCACACCGATCTGGACAAGCGGGCGCGCGATGTGGCCGCCAAGCTGGGCGTCGAGCTGCCGAACCAGCCGACGGAGCAGCAGCAGGCATGGCTGCGGGAGCTGTCGGCGGCGAGCGGCCAGGACTACGAGAGGAAGTTCGCGAACCTGCTGCGCAATGCGCACGGCAAGGTCTTCTCGCTGGTCGCCCAGGTCCGGCACACCACCAGGAACACGCTGATACGCCAGCTGGCGACGGACGCGAACCAGACGGTGCTCGACCACATCACCATGCTGGAGTCGACCGGGATGGTCGACTTCGACTCCATCGCGAACGAAGCCGCGGGCGGGGCGACGGCCAGCCCGACCGGTCCGCCGCCGCCGAACGGCAACCTGCCGCCGCAGCCGGCGCCGGCGTCGCCGTCCGGGAACGACCAGTCCTTCACCTCGCGGCCGTCCACGCAGCCGGGGCCACCGACAGCGATCAACACCAACCGTCCGTAACATCGGCGCGCCGGGTTCCGGCCGGAACCGGCTGGAACCCGCCGGAACCTCAAATGAAGCTCTGAACGTCCCCTCCTCTGGGTTCACCGCTGTCCGGCGGGGCCATGAGCTCTGCACGCACCGTCACACGGCGCAGAGGAGGGGGACCCAATGGAACTCGGTATCGGCATCGGCTGGCGCCCGGAGATCGCCGACGCGGTGGAGGAGCTGCCAGGCGTCGACTGGGTCGAGGTCGTCGCGGAGAACATCTGCCCGGGCCATCTGCCCGCCGCGCTGACCCGGCTGCGCTCGCGCGGCACGCGGATCGTCCCGCACGGCGTCTCACTGGGCCTGGGCGGCGCGGACCGCCCCTCCGCACACCGGCTCGCGGACCTGGCCGAGCGGGCGACGGCACTGGGCGCGCCCCTGGTCACCGAACACATCGCGTTCGTACGGGCCGGAGGCGTGCTCACCGCGTCCCCGCAGCTGGAGGCGGGCCACTTGCTGCCCGTGCCGCGCACCTGGGACGCGCTCAAGGTGCTCTGCGAGAACGTCCGCATCGCACAGGACTCCCTGCCGGTGCCGCTGGCACTGGAGAACATCGCGGCGCTGATCTCCTGGCCCGGTGAGGAGCTCACGGAGGGCCAGTTCCTGGCGGAGCTGGTCGAGCGGACGGGCGTGGGCCTGCTGATCGACGTGGCCAACCTCCACACGAACCACGTCAACCGCGGCGAGAACCCGGCGACTGCGCTCGACGGACTCCCGGTCGAGGCGATCGCCTACGTCCACGTGGCGGGCGGCACCGAACGCGACGGCATCTGGCACGACACCCACTCGCACCCGGTCACCGAGCCGATCCTGGACATCCTGTCGGACCTGCGGGCACGAGTGTCCCCGCCCGGGGTGCTGCTGGAGCGCGACGACGACTTCCCGCCCAAGGAGGAGCTGGCGGCGGAGTTGACGACGATCCGCGGGAGGGTAGCGGGGCAGCCCGCCGCGCCGCGCGGCGAAGCCCGAGCGCGAGGGGGTCTGGGGGCCCGCCCGAAGGTTGTGGAGAGCAGCTCACCCGACGCCCGCGAGCGCGTCGCGCTCTCACAGGCCGCCCTTCTCTCCGCTCTCGTCGCCGGCACCCCCGCCCCCGAAGGCTTCGACTCACAGCGCCTCCGGGTCCAGAGCCGCGCCCTCGCCGCCAAGCGTGCCGACGTCGTCGCCAAGGTCGCCCCAGAGCTGCCCGAGATCCTCGGCGAGGGATACCGCGCCGCGTTTCTCGCGTACGCCAAGGGCCGCCCCATGTGCGACGGTTACCGCCGCGACGCACTCCACTTCGCCGAGCAGCTGCTCGTCTCCGGACGTCCCGATGACGAGAACGCCCGCCGCCTGCTCACCCGTTGGTGGGAGGAGCGCGCCGGAGCCCATCCGCCGCGCCGGGGCACCCGGCTCGTCCGTGCGGCCCGCGCCGCGCTCGTCAGGCGGTGAGCGGCATGGTCCTTCTCGCCGTGTTCGTGTATCTCGCCATCGGCGCATCGTCCGCCGCGCTGATCGTCCGGGCCTCCGCGTCCCGGACCCGCCACCCGGTCGGCGGCGGACAGATCCAGCACGTCTACGAGGCTGCCTTCCTCAGCGGCGGCCCCGCCCGTGTCGCCGACGCGGCACTCGCCGCCATGCACGCGGACGGCCGGCTGGTCATCGGCGGCCCGGGCATCGTCTCCGTACGGCAGGCCCTCGCCCATGACCCCGTGGAGCGCGCGGTGTTCGAGCAGCTGGCCGCCGCCCCGACCGGCGCGCTGCACACTTTGCGCCTCGCGGTGATGCGCCACCCCGCCGTGCAGGAGATCGGCGACGGCCTCGCCGCCCGCGGGCTGATGACGCCGCCCGGACAGAACCGGGGGCTGACGGTGTGGGGCTACACCCAGGGCTTCCTCTGCGTCATGGGGCTGCCCCTCTCCTTCGGCCTGACCATCTTCAGCTTCATCCAGAACGACGGACCGGTGGATTTCGGCCCGCCGTTCATCCTGATGGTTCTGCCGGCCCTGATCACGGGCATCGTGATCGGGTTCATGATGGGGGGCCGCGCCCGGCGGCGGATCACGACGGCCGGGCGGCACGCCCTGCGCTCATACCTGGTGCAGTACGCCCAGGTGTACTCGGCGGCCCATCTCGTCGCGGTGCACGGTCTGCGCGGAGTGCCGGATCCCGCGCTCCAGGCGCAGCTGACCACGGCGGCACGGATCCCGGCGGGCCGCACGGACGGCTACTCGCCGTCGTACACGGACTCCGCGGCCGTGTGGTGCGCCGGGTCGAGCCCGGGATCCGGTTGTGGCAGCTCCAGCTGCGGCGCGAGCGGGGGATCGAGCTGCGGTGGTTCGTCCGGCGGCTCCAGCTGCGGCGGCTCGTCAGGAGGTTCCAGCTGCGGCGGATCCTCGGGCGGGTCCAGTTGCGGAGGGGGCAGCAGCTCCTGACCGCGCAAGTCCGGCGCGGCACCGCCACAGGGCGTGTTTTAGAAGTAGCGCCGTCCGCCCGCAGGGCGGGCCCCGCGGCGTCTGGTGCGTTCAATGGCAAGGCGGTGGGGGCACCCCCGGACGAAGTCTGGGGGAGATCGCCCTCGTACGAATGGGGGCACCTCCCAGGCGAAGCTCTGGGGGGAGGGACTTCTAAAACCCGCCCTAGCCCCCGCAGGACCGCCCACCTCACACTTCCCGCAACACCCCACAGGATCACCCCGGAGCCGACTAGCGTGCTGGACCGCACGCAGGAGGCTCCATGCGTTCCCTCACCGGCACCGGCCTGGTCGTCGTCGCCCTGACGGCGACCATCGCCGCGATCCTCTTCCCCATCTGGTCGTACGACGACCGCTCAGGCACCGGCCGGGCCAACCTCAGAGCCGGTTCCGTCAGCACACCCTGGGGCCCGCTCTCCGCCGCCGACCGGGACTTCGTCGTCCGCGTCAGACTCGCCGGTCTGTGGGAGCTCCCCGCCGGCCAGCAGGCCGTCGGCCGCGCCCCCACCGTCGCGGTGAAGGTGGCCGGCGAGCATCTCGTCGAGGGCCACACCTATCTCGACGCCCGCGTCCGCGAGGTCGCGGCCCGGCTCAACATGGAGCTGCCGAACCAGCCGACCGCCCAACAGCAGGGCTGGCTCAAGGAGTTCACCGAGGCACGCGGCCAGGAGTACGAGACCAAGTTCGCCAATATCCTGCGCCGTGCCCACGGCAAGGTCTTCTCCCTCGTCGCCGACATCCGCAACAGCACCCGCAACACCCTGGTGCGCGAACTCGCCAACGACGCCAACACCACCGTCCTGGACCACATCAAGGTCCTGGAGGCGACCGGCCTGGTCGACTTCGACGCCATCGCCGACGGCTCCGCCGCCACCGCGACGGCAAGTCCCACAGGACCGCCGCCGCCCGCCCCGGGCGCTACACCGCCGCCAGCAGACCCCGTCACCCCCACCCCGGCCCGGTCGTTCCCGCTGCCGCCCGCGGCCTCCCGCCCCCGATCCGACGTCACGGACCGATAAAGCCACGGTCCGTATGGTGAACACCCCATGGCGCAACCGCGGACATCTCGCGTAGAACTCGGCCATGTTCTGGGTCCTATTCCTGCTGGTGGCCTGGGCCGCGGCGGGCATCAGCTGCGCCCGGCTCTGCATCGCCGCCGTCGAAGCCGCTCGCCCCGCCCCCGAAGGAGCAAGCCGGAAAGGGCAGTTGAGCCTGTACGAGGCCGCCTTCCTGGCCGGCGGCCCGCAACGGGTCGCAGAGCTCACGCTCGTCTCGATGCACCGCGGCCGCAGGCTGCTGCTCGCGCGCACCGGCTGGGCCACGGTCGTCGACCCGGAGGGCGAGGACGACTTGGAGCGCTCGGTCATCGGCGCGATAGGACCCGCGGGCCAGGCGCGGATAGCCGCGGTGCGGGCCGCCGCATCCGCCGCCGACGCGGTTCGGGCCCTGGCCGACCCGCTCGTCAGCGCCGGCCTCGCCGTCCCGGACGCGGCCAGGTCGGGCGTCGCCGCCGCCGTGCGCGCCGTCCAGGGCGCGACCGCGCTCACCGTCGCGCTGGCGGCCGCCGCACTGCTGATGCTCCCTCAGGAGCAGGGCGCGAGAGCCCCGATCCTCGCCTGGTTCGCCCTCCCCCTCCTGCTCACCCTGGGCTGTCTGGCCATCGCACGGATCGAGGTACATCCGTACACCCGTTGGGCCTCGCCCGACGGCCAGCGTCTCCTCGGCACGCTCTCCCCGGGGGACACGCTCACCGCCGTCGCCGTGCGCGGCGTCGGCGCGCTCGACGATCCGGACCTGCGGGCGGCGCTGGCGAGCCGCCGCATGGCGCATCGGAGTCATTGACCCCGACACCGGACATTGGTCCTTTACATCGCTAATAAGCCCACCAAGGATCCCTTTCGTCCCGTGGCCTCACGGCCGCTGTCCGCATGAAGGGAACTCGATGAGAGCAGTTGCGATGTACGGGGCCGCGACGAGCCTCAGTGCCTTGGTCGTCTCTGCGCTGGCCGTCGCCCCGGCCGGCGGCACCACCACTGTCGATGCCGAGTCGTACGGCACGACCGTCGCCGCCGAGCGCGCGGCCGCCGCCGGGATCTCCTTCGGACGCTGCCCCAAGGCCGAGATGCTGCCCGCCCCCGTCCAGTGCGGCACGGTCAAGGTCCCCCTCGACTACGCCAGCCCCTCGGGCCCGCAGATCTCCCTGACCGTCAGCCGTGTGAAGGCGAGCGGCAAGCCAGCCGAGCACCAGGGCGCGTTCGTCTACAACCCCGGCGGCCCCGGCGCCTCCAGCATGTACTTCCCGATGGCCGCCCAACTCCCCGAGTGGAAGCGGATCGCCCAGGCGTACGACATCGTCGGTTACTCCCCGCGCGGTGTCGGCCGCTCCGCCCCGCTGTCCTGCCAGGACCCGGCCGACTTCACCAAGGCGCCCACCCTGTCGCCGGTACACCCTTCCCCCTCGTACAAGATGGAGCGGATTGCGCAGGCGAAGGCGTACGCCCAGGGCTGCGCGAGCAACGCGGGCCCGGCGCTTCGGCACTACACCTCGCTGAACAACGCCCGCGACCTGGATGTGCTGCGGGCAGCGCTCCGCCAGCCGCGGCTGACCTTCATGGGCGCCTCGTACGGCACGTATTTCGGCGCGCTGTACGCGACCCTCTTCCCCTCCCACGTGCGCCGCATGGTCTTCGACTCGGCGGTCAACCCGGAGCCGGGCCGGATCTGGTACCGCAGCAACCTCAACCAGTCGCTCGCCTTCGAGAGCCGCTGGGCGGACTTCCGCGCCTGGGTCGCCAAGCACGACCAGACGTACCATCTGGGCGCCACGCCGGAGGATGTGGCCATGAGCTACGAGCAGGCACGCGCCCGGCTCGCCCTCGAGCCTGCGGGCGGCACGGTCGGCCCCGGCCAGTTGCACGCGGCATTCCTGCGGGCCGCTTACCACGACGACTACTGGCCACTGCGCGCCGGCGCGCTGGCCGAGTATCTGAAGGGCAACGAGGAGCCGCTGGTCAAGCAGGCCGCGCCGCGGCCGGAGGAAGCGTATGAGGCGGAGAACGGCAACGCCGTGTACACCGCCGTCGAGTGCAACGACGCGCCCTGGCCGACCGAATGGGAGGTGTGGGACCGCGACAACAGCGCTCTCGCACGCGTCGCGCCCTTCGAGACCTGGGACAACGCCTGGATGAATCTGCCGTGCGCCTACTGGCCCGCGCCCCGGCAGCAGCCGCTGGACGTGCGTACCAAGCTCGGTGCGCTGCCGCCGACGCTCATCCTGGCCGCCGAGCGGGACGCGGCGACGCCGTACGAAGGGGCGCTTGAACTGGCGCGGCGGCTGAAAGGCTCCGCGCTGATCACGGAGAAGGACGCCGGCACGCACGGCATCGGCGGCGGCAACAACCAGTGCGTCAACGCCTACCTGGAGAAATACCTGCTGTACGGCGTGACGCCGGTGCGGCGCGCATCGTGCGCGCCGCACCCGGAGCCGGACCCGGTGTCGCTGGAACGGGCGGCGGCAGAGCCGAAACTGCCGCACGTCGTCTGATCTTCCGGGTCGGGGGACGGCCGGGTCCGCATCGCGCGGACCCGGCCATCGGGCTTCTGGGGCGAGCCCGCTTTACGCGAGCCCCGCCACCAGCTCCGCGACCGACTTGCGGCGGCCCGTGTAGAACGGGACCTCTTCGCGGACGTACATACGCGCCTCGGAGCCGCGCAGATGACGCATCAGGTCGACGATGCGGTACAGCTCGTCGGCCTCGAAGGCGAGCAGCCACTCGTAGTCGCCGAGCGAGAACGACGCCACCGTGTTGGCGCGCACGTCCGGGTAGCCGCGGGCCATCTTGCCGTGGTCGGCGAGCATCCGGCGGCGGTCCTCGTCGGGCAGCAGGTACCAGTCGTAGGAGCGCACGAAGGGGTAGACCGAGACATAGTTGCGCGGCGTCTCGTCGGCCAGGAAGGCCGGGATGTGCGACTTGTTGAACTCGGCGGGGCGGTGCAGCGCCATGTTCGACCAGACCGGCTCGAGCGCGCGGCCGAGCCTGGTGCGGCGGAAGAGGTTGTACGCCTCCTGCAGCTCGTCCGCGGTCTCGGCGTGCCACCAGATCATGACGTCGGCGTCGGCGCGGAGCCCGGACACGTCGTACGTGCCGCGCACGGTGACGTCCTTGGCGGCGAGCTGGTCGAACAGCTCCTGGACCTCGTCGGCGTAGCCGGAACGGTCCTCGGGCAGCACATCGCGCAGCTTGAAGACGGACCACAGCGTGTACCTGATGACCTCGTTGAGGTCCTTGGCCTTCTTGCCTGCGTTCGGAATCTTTTCGGGCGCACTCATAAAGCTATTCTCCCGCGCCGCGATCAGTGCCCCGCGCCAGGGTGGGCGTGGCGAGGATCTCGTCGGCGGCGCGCTGGGCGCTGGCGATGCAGGCGGGGATGCCGACGCCGTCGTACGCCGCCCCGCAGACCCTGAGGCCCGGCAGTTTGGCGACCTCGTCGCGGATCCGGGCGACGCGCGCGAGATGCCCGACGGGGTACTGCGGCAGTCCGCCGATCCACCGGGTCACCTCGGTGGCTACGGGCCTGGCCGCGAGTCCGGTGGCCTCCCCGAT
It includes:
- a CDS encoding polysaccharide deacetylase family protein — protein: MGTMLVGCDSGSEKASPTSPSRTTAAVSPQPGKSPQPGKPVDKVEKKAPNGLTPVFERAPKAASKTVALTFDADMTADQGPRAARGERFDNPALIASLRKLNVPSTVFMTGRWAEEYPDQAKSIGSDPLFEVANHSYSHYAFKSPCYGLPVVDKNDMRADVDRAFAAFKKAGVRNVVPYFRFPGGCYNDAALRAIAPAKVTAVQWDVVSGDAFATNADAVAEQVLAGVRPGSLVVMHCTRSAAPVTEQAVRRIVPELRGRGYHFVKVSDLMRR
- a CDS encoding alpha/beta hydrolase is translated as MRAVAMYGAATSLSALVVSALAVAPAGGTTTVDAESYGTTVAAERAAAAGISFGRCPKAEMLPAPVQCGTVKVPLDYASPSGPQISLTVSRVKASGKPAEHQGAFVYNPGGPGASSMYFPMAAQLPEWKRIAQAYDIVGYSPRGVGRSAPLSCQDPADFTKAPTLSPVHPSPSYKMERIAQAKAYAQGCASNAGPALRHYTSLNNARDLDVLRAALRQPRLTFMGASYGTYFGALYATLFPSHVRRMVFDSAVNPEPGRIWYRSNLNQSLAFESRWADFRAWVAKHDQTYHLGATPEDVAMSYEQARARLALEPAGGTVGPGQLHAAFLRAAYHDDYWPLRAGALAEYLKGNEEPLVKQAAPRPEEAYEAENGNAVYTAVECNDAPWPTEWEVWDRDNSALARVAPFETWDNAWMNLPCAYWPAPRQQPLDVRTKLGALPPTLILAAERDAATPYEGALELARRLKGSALITEKDAGTHGIGGGNNQCVNAYLEKYLLYGVTPVRRASCAPHPEPDPVSLERAAAEPKLPHVV
- a CDS encoding DUF692 domain-containing protein, producing the protein MELGIGIGWRPEIADAVEELPGVDWVEVVAENICPGHLPAALTRLRSRGTRIVPHGVSLGLGGADRPSAHRLADLAERATALGAPLVTEHIAFVRAGGVLTASPQLEAGHLLPVPRTWDALKVLCENVRIAQDSLPVPLALENIAALISWPGEELTEGQFLAELVERTGVGLLIDVANLHTNHVNRGENPATALDGLPVEAIAYVHVAGGTERDGIWHDTHSHPVTEPILDILSDLRARVSPPGVLLERDDDFPPKEELAAELTTIRGRVAGQPAAPRGEARARGGLGARPKVVESSSPDARERVALSQAALLSALVAGTPAPEGFDSQRLRVQSRALAAKRADVVAKVAPELPEILGEGYRAAFLAYAKGRPMCDGYRRDALHFAEQLLVSGRPDDENARRLLTRWWEERAGAHPPRRGTRLVRAARAALVRR
- a CDS encoding AIM24 family protein — translated: MKSDLFASENMAQPATAPGMTLQNAKSIKYAVNGEMHARQGSMIAFRGNLQFERKGQGIGGMLKRAVTGEGLALMAVRGQGEAWFAHEAANCFIVDIDQGDALTINGRNVLCFDATLSYEIKTVKGAGMTGGGLFNSLFTGYGKLAVICEGNPIVIPVTGAQPVYVDTDAVVGWSAQLQTSLHRSQSVGSMIRGGSGEAVQLMLQGEGFVIVRPSELTPQKASAS
- a CDS encoding DUF4142 domain-containing protein, whose translation is MRRINGTALIIAALVATVGALAFPVWSYADRSGTGPDNLNASSVATQWGPLSATDRDFLVKVRLAGLWELPAGQQAIERAPTKAIKDAGDHLVVGHTDLDKRARDVAAKLGVELPNQPTEQQQAWLRELSAASGQDYERKFANLLRNAHGKVFSLVAQVRHTTRNTLIRQLATDANQTVLDHITMLESTGMVDFDSIANEAAGGATASPTGPPPPNGNLPPQPAPASPSGNDQSFTSRPSTQPGPPTAINTNRP
- the hemQ gene encoding hydrogen peroxide-dependent heme synthase; its protein translation is MSAPEKIPNAGKKAKDLNEVIRYTLWSVFKLRDVLPEDRSGYADEVQELFDQLAAKDVTVRGTYDVSGLRADADVMIWWHAETADELQEAYNLFRRTRLGRALEPVWSNMALHRPAEFNKSHIPAFLADETPRNYVSVYPFVRSYDWYLLPDEDRRRMLADHGKMARGYPDVRANTVASFSLGDYEWLLAFEADELYRIVDLMRHLRGSEARMYVREEVPFYTGRRKSVAELVAGLA
- a CDS encoding DUF4142 domain-containing protein, which encodes MRSLTGTGLVVVALTATIAAILFPIWSYDDRSGTGRANLRAGSVSTPWGPLSAADRDFVVRVRLAGLWELPAGQQAVGRAPTVAVKVAGEHLVEGHTYLDARVREVAARLNMELPNQPTAQQQGWLKEFTEARGQEYETKFANILRRAHGKVFSLVADIRNSTRNTLVRELANDANTTVLDHIKVLEATGLVDFDAIADGSAATATASPTGPPPPAPGATPPPADPVTPTPARSFPLPPAASRPRSDVTDR
- a CDS encoding TIGR04222 domain-containing membrane protein is translated as MFWVLFLLVAWAAAGISCARLCIAAVEAARPAPEGASRKGQLSLYEAAFLAGGPQRVAELTLVSMHRGRRLLLARTGWATVVDPEGEDDLERSVIGAIGPAGQARIAAVRAAASAADAVRALADPLVSAGLAVPDAARSGVAAAVRAVQGATALTVALAAAALLMLPQEQGARAPILAWFALPLLLTLGCLAIARIEVHPYTRWASPDGQRLLGTLSPGDTLTAVAVRGVGALDDPDLRAALASRRMAHRSH
- a CDS encoding aminoacyl-tRNA hydrolase, whose product is MSSEETRPASPVASPADSPFRHESTARDEAPQFVLPLVVRIEKAEPPSRTDALETAARAVLDILSDERSVGDGEWAQSMRDWQDARIRKVVRRARGAEWRKAGALPGITVTGGTAEVRVFPPVPLDGWPKELAKLQVSGTDLDDPEPPAAPDLAGPVLWLSPDVGMSAGKAMAQAGHGAQLAWWELSEADRKAWREAGFPLSVRTADPARWRKLTVSGLPVVRDAGFTEIAPGSCTVVADHPSLRG
- a CDS encoding TIGR04222 domain-containing membrane protein, which gives rise to MVLLAVFVYLAIGASSAALIVRASASRTRHPVGGGQIQHVYEAAFLSGGPARVADAALAAMHADGRLVIGGPGIVSVRQALAHDPVERAVFEQLAAAPTGALHTLRLAVMRHPAVQEIGDGLAARGLMTPPGQNRGLTVWGYTQGFLCVMGLPLSFGLTIFSFIQNDGPVDFGPPFILMVLPALITGIVIGFMMGGRARRRITTAGRHALRSYLVQYAQVYSAAHLVAVHGLRGVPDPALQAQLTTAARIPAGRTDGYSPSYTDSAAVWCAGSSPGSGCGSSSCGASGGSSCGGSSGGSSCGGSSGGSSCGGSSGGSSCGGGSSS